The following coding sequences lie in one Silene latifolia isolate original U9 population chromosome 5, ASM4854445v1, whole genome shotgun sequence genomic window:
- the LOC141655619 gene encoding uncharacterized protein LOC141655619, with amino-acid sequence MAAVAKYVWWIETKADHMWVKWVHAIYIKDMNWKDYEPTSNSSWAWRKICQIKSIFKELLMPGSGVTAYYSTALGYKWLQGQDTVCEWYPWILNTWVVPKHGFISWLMVHNRLLTQDRLMNMKIIQSNLCYLCGLQQENHTHLFFKCEYSKRCCRMVAEWCAEMLPDEECIPWWCHKRYRSLSKKKIVGVILAGLIYHLWMARNKCRVEQAVLRPEQLVKFVQADVCNRVKKFQTKCQSANVKNWLYAFVKS; translated from the coding sequence ATGGCAGCAGTGGCAAAGTATGTATGGTGGATTGAGACTAAAGCTGATCACATGTGGGTAAAATGGGTCCACGCAATTTATATCAAAGACATGAATTGGAAGGATTATGAACCAACCTCTAATTCGAGCTGGGCATGGAGAAAGATTTGTCAGATAAAATCTATCTTCAAGGAGTTGTTAATGCCTGGTTCAGGAGTGACTGCATATTACTCTACTGCTTTGGGTTACAAATGGTTACAAGGTCAGGATACTGTCTGTGAGTGGTACCCCTGGATTCTTAATACGTGGGTAGTTCCCAAACATGGTTTTATCAGTTGGTTGATGGTTCATAACAGACTTCTTACTCAGGATAGATTGATGAACATGAAGATCATTCAGTCGAATTTGTGCTACCTATGTGGCCTGCAGCAGGAAAATCATACTCATTTATTCTTTAAGTGTGAGTACAGTAAGAGGTGCTGTAGAATGGTTGCTGAGTGGTGTGCTGAGATGCTACCTGATGAAGAGTGCATTCCATGGTGGTGTCATAAACGCTACAGGAGTCTCAGTAAGAAGAAAATTGTTGGGGTTATTTTGGCAGGTTTGATATATCATTTGTGGATGGCTAGAAACAAGTGCAGGGTGGAACAGGCTGTGTTACGTCCAGAACAGCTTGTCAAATTTGTTCAGGCAGATGTTTGTAATAGAGTTAAGAAGTTTCAGACTAAGTGTCAATCGGCTAATGTAAAGAATTGGTTATATGCATTTGTCAAGTCATGA